The segment GGAAATCGCCGGCCCGGCCGCGATTCTGGTGTTCGCGCTCAACGGCGTCGTCACCGCGTTCACCGGTCTCTCGTACGCCGAACTCGCCGCGTCGATTCCCAAGAGCGGCGGCGGGTACGCCTTCGTCCGGGAGGTATTCGACGACCTCTCGTCGTTCGTCATGGGGTGGATGCTCTGGTTCGCCTACATGATTGCCGGTGGACTCTACGCGCTTGGCTTCGCCCCGAACTTCCTCGAACTCCTCCACGTCTACGGTATGGTCCCGCCGCCGGAACAGGTCCAAGCGGTCGCGCTCCCCCTCGTGGACGCCGCGCTCCCGGTAGCGGTTCTGCTGGCGTTCGCGGCGGTCCTCCTGCTCGTGGCGGTCAACGCCGTCTCGACTGCCGCCAGCGGGAGCGTCGAGACGATTTTCACCGCGGTCAAGGTCTCGATTCTCGTCGTGTTCGTCGCGTTCGGTGCGGTTTCGCCGATGTTCTCGACCGCCGAGTTCCAGCCGCTGTTCCCGCAGGACGGAGGCGCGCTCGCCGTCCTCCCGGCGATGGGCCTGACGTTCATCGCGTTCGAGGGCTACGACCTCATCACCACCGTCACCGAGGAGGTCGAGAATCCTCGCGAGAACATCCCGAAAGCCATCTTCGTGAGTCTGGGCGCGACCGTGGTGGTCTATCTGGCCGTGGTGTCGGTCGCAATCGGGACTCTCGGCGCGGACGGACTCGCAGAGGCGGGCGAGGCCGGCATCGCGCAGGCGGCGACCGAGTTCATGCCGACCGGGATTCCCGTCATCCAGAATGGCGGCGCGGTCATCGTCTTCGGGGCGGTGTTCTCGACGCTGACGGCGCTCAACGCGGTCGTCATCGCCTCGTCGCGGGTCGCGTTCTCGATGGGGCGAGAGGGCCAACTGGTGTCGTCTATCGGACAGATTCACCACAAGTACGGCACCCCGTTCGTCGCCATCCTCGCCAGCGCGGTGGTGATGTTGGGGTCGGTCGCGCTCCCGACCAAGAGCGCCGGCAACATGTCGAGTCTGTTCTTCCTGCTGTCGTTCGTCGTGGTCAACGTGGCGGTGATACGACTCCGGCGAGAGCGCCCGAACATGCACCGCCCCTACGAAATTCCGTTCTATCCCGTCCCGCCCGCGCTGGGTATTCTGCTCAATCTGGTCCTGACGGGCGTACTTGTCGAGTACCTGATTCGGACCGACCCGCTGGCGCTGGGCCTCAGCGTCGGGTGGATTCTCCTCGGCGGTCTCACCTACCTCGCGCTCGACCGATTCCGGTCCGGAAGCGACCGAGACGACGAGCAGACGACCGAACTTGACGTGACGCCAGAGTCAGATGATTGAAATTCGACGTGACGCCAGAGTCCGATGAGTGAACAACGACAGAAGCTGACATTCGACCCATGACGAAAGACCTCAAAGTAATCGTCGCTGGCGGCGGCCGCGTCGGGTTCCAGACGGCGGAACTCCTCGCGGACCGCGGCCACGACGTGACGATAATCGAACAGCGAACCGACATCGTGGAACAGATAGCCGACGAGTGGGTCGCCACGGTCATCGAGGGCGACGCGACCAACCCCGACATCATCGAGCAGGCCGGCGTCGAGGACGCCGACGCCATCGCGGCGCTGACGGGCGTCACGGGCCTGAATCTCGCGGTCTGCATGGCCGCCAAGGAACTGTCTCCGGGCATCCGGACCGTGGCGCGCATCGAACGCTCCGCGGGCGAGTCCTACACCCGATTCGTGGACGCGGTGGTCTTCCCCGAGCGCGCCGGTGCCCGACTCGCGGCGAACGAAATCGTCGGGAGCGACGTGCAGACGCTCTCGGACGTGACCGGCGCGCTCGACATCATGCTAATTCGGGTACACGAGGAGTCCCCGGCCGCCGGGAAGCGCCTCGCCGACGTTCGATTCCCGTCGGGTGCGCTGGTCGTCTCGGACGCTGACGGCGAGCGCATCGCCGGGAGCGACACCACCCTGACCGCGGGCAAGCGGTACGTCGTCGCGGTCGAACCCGCGGTGGCCGATGAGGTCATGAACCTCATGCGCGGGTGAACAACTCGCGCTCGACTCACGCCGACGACTTCGGAGTTGCGGACCGGTTGGCTACCCACGGCACCAGCACGTCCGCGAGTCGGTCGTGGGCCTCGGCGTAGGAGCGCGGCGCGGGCGAATCGCCGCGTTGCCCGCGGTAGGACCCGAACTGGGTGTGGTTCATCCCCCGAATCTCGCGGACGGTTGCGGTCGGCGGGAGGCGGGTGCGGGCCGCGCGGTAGTTCTCGCGGTCGAGAACCGTGTCGGCGCTCCCGGTGACGCTGAGGACCGCTAACTCGTCGTCGCTCACGTTCGCGTTACAGTAGGAGGCGAACAGGACGAGGCCCCGCA is part of the Halorussus lipolyticus genome and harbors:
- a CDS encoding APC family permease — encoded protein: MSSQNRAPEAELGLLDATMIGMGAMIGAGIFVLTGLAAEIAGPAAILVFALNGVVTAFTGLSYAELAASIPKSGGGYAFVREVFDDLSSFVMGWMLWFAYMIAGGLYALGFAPNFLELLHVYGMVPPPEQVQAVALPLVDAALPVAVLLAFAAVLLLVAVNAVSTAASGSVETIFTAVKVSILVVFVAFGAVSPMFSTAEFQPLFPQDGGALAVLPAMGLTFIAFEGYDLITTVTEEVENPRENIPKAIFVSLGATVVVYLAVVSVAIGTLGADGLAEAGEAGIAQAATEFMPTGIPVIQNGGAVIVFGAVFSTLTALNAVVIASSRVAFSMGREGQLVSSIGQIHHKYGTPFVAILASAVVMLGSVALPTKSAGNMSSLFFLLSFVVVNVAVIRLRRERPNMHRPYEIPFYPVPPALGILLNLVLTGVLVEYLIRTDPLALGLSVGWILLGGLTYLALDRFRSGSDRDDEQTTELDVTPESDD
- a CDS encoding potassium channel family protein, whose amino-acid sequence is MTKDLKVIVAGGGRVGFQTAELLADRGHDVTIIEQRTDIVEQIADEWVATVIEGDATNPDIIEQAGVEDADAIAALTGVTGLNLAVCMAAKELSPGIRTVARIERSAGESYTRFVDAVVFPERAGARLAANEIVGSDVQTLSDVTGALDIMLIRVHEESPAAGKRLADVRFPSGALVVSDADGERIAGSDTTLTAGKRYVVAVEPAVADEVMNLMRG